Below is a window of Clostridium sp. JN-1 DNA.
CATCTAGATGGATGAAGGACATAAATAAGGAAAATGTAAAAACCATTGGCAATCATGTGTTCTTTACAGCAAATTAACATATTAAAATATCCCTGGACTTTTTATAATCCAGGGATATTTTTAATTTATTATAGAATCTAAATACGATACAGCATTTAATGCCGCTACTTGACCTTGACCTGCTGCTTTCATATACTGATATGGTTTTCCAGCACAATCGCCAGCAGCATAACAACCTCTTATACTAGTCTTCATATTTATGTCTACTTTTATGTGCCCTTTGTCGAGTTCTATTCCAGGAACAAGCTGGCCGGGAGATATACTGTCCTTCAATACAAAAATTCCATCTGTAATTATTTCTTTATTTTTTAATACAAGTTTTTCTACTTTATCTTTTCCAACTATCTCAAGCGGCATATCTAAAACTACTTCTATATTATCTTTTAAGCTATAATCTGCTTTATACCTTGGTATATAATATAACTTTGATGCTAGTTCACTTACAAAGTTTGCTTCTTGTTCTGCTTCCCTATTATACCCTATAATTGTTACAACTTTTCCTTTATACAGCGGTGCGTCGCAGGTTGCACAATATCCTACGCCTTTACCTAGAAGCTCTTGTTCACCTTTTAATGGACTCGTTTGTTCTATACCAGCTGCTATTATAACAGCCTTGGATTCATAGTTTTTTTGATTTACTGAGATTGTAAAATAGTCTCCCATGGCATATACGGCATTAACTCTTTCATATATAATATTTATATTCATGGCATCTATATGACCTTGAAACTCATTTTTTAAGTCCCTTCCCTTAATGTTATAAAATCCAAGATAATTTTTAATAAGTGGGGCTTTATTAAGTTTATGACTTAAATCTCTATTTCCAAATACTAAAATATTCTTATTTCTAATCTTT
It encodes the following:
- a CDS encoding NAD(P)/FAD-dependent oxidoreductase, producing the protein MSNRYDIAIVGSGAAGLSAAVNAKIRNKNILVFGNRDLSHKLNKAPLIKNYLGFYNIKGRDLKNEFQGHIDAMNINIIYERVNAVYAMGDYFTISVNQKNYESKAVIIAAGIEQTSPLKGEQELLGKGVGYCATCDAPLYKGKVVTIIGYNREAEQEANFVSELASKLYYIPRYKADYSLKDNIEVVLDMPLEIVGKDKVEKLVLKNKEIITDGIFVLKDSISPGQLVPGIELDKGHIKVDINMKTSIRGCYAAGDCAGKPYQYMKAAGQGQVAALNAVSYLDSIIN